The genomic window CAGAGGGGTATCTGAAGCCCAAAAAGGTTAAGAaatgccttgcccaaggtcacagagctagttagCCTCACgtttctcatctgtgagatggggcTAATAGGACTGACCCCATAAGGTTGTTACCAGAATTAAATGAGACGCTGTTTGTTAATTAAGCACGGTGCTTGGCCTatagaaagcacttgacaaatcACAGTTTTTGGCACTGTCAGATGACTGGAATTTTAAGAAGAGCACTGTTGTTATTGAATAAAGAATGGGAGGGGGGTGTGCACcagactggctcagtcggtagagcatgagactcttgcttacttacaaaaaaaaaaaaaaaaaaaaagtaggcaatCATGTAAAATAATGCTGGATacccataaacaaacaaacaaacaaacaaacaaacaaacaaaaaataatagatcATTGTGGATTACAGTGGAGACAGAGAGCTGATTGGGAAGCTCCACTAGGGTTCTAGCTGAGAGTTGGTGACTGTTTGGACCCAATTTCTAGCTATGGGGATGGAGGTGAGGGGACAGATTCCAGAGTGTGTGGCTGAGTGGAGAGAGGTTGACTGGGAAGAGTCAAGTTTGAGAAGGAAATTGGTGAATCCAGCTTGAGGACTTCAAATTCAACACACCCCTAATAGCCCACTCTGCATTGTTGCTTAGCTTCTGGGGAGGCAACAAGCAGGCAGTTGGATATATAGGCCTGGTGCTCAGAAGAGCTGTTTGGGTGAGGAAGAGATAAGGAAGCTGGCGACATTTCGAGGGCATTGAGGTGTGGGAGATGTACCCAGCCCAAGAGTGAGGAAGATGAGGCCAATTCCGGGATGATGAGAAAGATGAGATCTTCTGTGGGAAAGTAAGATGTACAGCCAGAGAGATAGGTGGAAAACCGGGAGCATGTTGTTGCCTCTTgaaattcaaggaaagaaaaggctcaaagaagagaaagagagccacAAAGTGAAAAGCTTTACTGAGATCAAGCACGAGAAGGACTAAACCTTGGACACTGGATTCAGCAACAGggaggtcactggtgaccttgTCCAGACCAGTCAGGGGAGTGGTGGGTGTGGAAGGTAGCCCAGGGTGGTAGAGGACTGCGTAGTTGTGGAGAGGAAATCAAAGTAGACATCTGTCTCTTCGAGAAATTTGATTATGAAAGGGCCAAATGGAGCGATGGATGGGGTCACTGGGAAGAGAAATGGGGTCCACAGAGGAATAATTTCTtgttggagtttttttttttaattttttttttaatgtgtatttatgtttgagagagacagagacagagtgtgagcgggggaggggcagagagaaagggagacagaatctgaagcaggctccaggctctgagcaagctgtcagcacagagcctgacgcagcgctccaactcacaaactgcgagatcatgacctgagccgaagtcggacgcttaaccgactgagccacccaggcgcccctcttgttggAGTTATTAAAGCcaactttatattaaaaatatctacagAGAGGGTGAGCGTCCAAAGTGTACAGCTCAATCCATTTTCACAAGGGAACATACACCCATCTAGGACCAGGAAATAGAACCCAGATGAGGAAATATGGAACATTACCAGCCCCCTGGAAACCCTCTTGTGTCCCCTTCCAGTAACTACTCCCAAAGGGTAACTAGTATTCTGACTTCTATCACCATAGatgagttttgcctgtttttgaacttcatatcaAGGGAACCATACATAGGTCCTCTCTTGTGGTATTGCTTCTTCTTTATGTCTGTAGGATTCATCCATATTTTTGTGTGCAGATGTATactgtttgttctttttgttgtataGCATTCCATTATctactgatgggcatttgggtagtttccaggattgtttttgttttttatgggcAAGTGACTTGAACTTGTTTAAGGCTTGCGGAGGAAGTCTGAAACACTCATTGTctatgagaaggaagaaagatgagtAGGGCCACACGTGAGGATTTCCTGGGTGGGAAATGAGAACCTGGCTGAGGTTGAGAGAATTGCTCTGTGGTTCCAGCTCAGCTGCTGTGCAAAGACCTCTGGCAGCTCCTGCCATTGTGTGCAGGTGTAGAGAAGGCAGGACATTGGGTCGCCCAGGGTTGTTTTCTGCCAGGTAGGAGAGAAGCACAGAGTGCTAGGCATATTAGCAGCAGGTGAGCTATGGAGTGTGGTGCCTGTGGATCTAGGCTGGGGAGAAGGATGTGCAGGGGAGAGAAGGATGTGCAGGGGAGAGAAGGATGTGCAGGGaagagaaggtgggagggagctggcagagagaaaggaagcagaggcCAATTGTGAGCTCTGTGCAGGATGGTGTCTGTGAAATTCCGGGCTGTATCTCTAGTGACTGGCACATGTTTGGCACAGAGTTGCCACTCAGTGAATAGTTGAATAAATGAGCTGAGGTTTCAAGAGGTCTGAGGTAGAAGACAGTGTAGGTGGGGGTGATGCAGAGAGTCTTAAGGTTGGCATCATTGTGGTTGCAATTTAGGAAAGGGGCACTCCagagccggtgggggggggggaggtcagtGTGGGGCGTGCAGACTGGGATGGGAGCAGAAAGGTCAGTGTGGGGCGTGCAATCCACAGGAATACATAGTTGCTAGTGTAGGGTGCAGAGCACCTGGTCttcaaggagagagaggaggatagcACATTTCAAACTGGGGTCCTTGGGTATCTTGCATCTGATTCTATAGGGGGGTGGTGGACTTGTTGGAAATGCTGACCCCTGGGCCCACTCCAGCCTCTTGGGGAGAAAATAAGCAGAACTGAGCAACAAGGAGCAGGAGTATTTATGGGTTGAGGGAGCACCCAGCCCTTCCAATGCCCACTGGAGTTTGGGCATGATCGCCTCTATTCAGGCTGGAGGTGGATGAGGGAAACTCAAGGAAAAAATACTCAGGGTGGGAAAGGGCCAACACCAAGGGGATTCAGCCATGTGAGCCGGTGGCCAGAAGGATGGGGGCCTCGCCGTAGGATGCAGCTTCTACCAGAGAGGTAGCCCTGGCTGGGCACTGGGACCTGATCCTCTTCCCTAGGGcctgagggtggggaggatgtGCCTAGAATGATCACCTCCTCTGTGGATGGGGTAGTGCATGGGCTATGGGACTCTGAACCCagttccttctctgcttccttcttgggGCAGCAACACATAATATGAGCTTGGTCCAGTCCCACACTTTtagcctctttctcttcccagctTCCCAGACCCCTCATGCTCAGTGCCTGACTCTGCCCTCTATTGGCACAGGCCATCCACTCGGCACCCACAGTCCTTCCTTCTACTCCCTCAGCCCCACTTTCCAGTCTGCATACTCAGAACCCCAACTCCCAGCCTTGTGTGTGCTCAGCCCTCTAATACCCCTCAACAGCCACTCTACGAGCCCCTTATTCTAACTGCATCCAATCCAGCCTCCGCTCAGGGTCTTCATTCTGTTTATCCCTCCTTATTCACCGCCGGGCTCAATTCCCTTTACCCAAACTCCGAACCCCACCTGAGAAGACCCACTTCAGTATCCTCCCCGAAGGGAGCCCCCAGTACCCCTCCCAGAGGCCGCTCAGTCTGAGCGGTGCCCCCGCCCAGTGGTCCAGCCGGTCCCGCCCATCCCGGCGGGCTGAGTCAGGCGGCAGGAactgggcggggggcggcggggaggagcTGAAGCCCGAGCCAGAGTCGCTGGGAGCAAGCGCGGAGCCCAGCTCGACCAGCACCTAGTGGCCCTGGGCCTGTGGGGACGTAGGGGTGGGAGGGCAAAcgcagggggtggggagctgtCCTGGATCTACCATGAGTGCCAAGAAGAGAGGTAGGACCCGGCCTGAGGCTGCGATGGCTGCGAGGCTGGCCCCAGGGGGTGCGGGCTGGACTCTGGGGGACAGGGGCACGTGTTTCGCCGGATCTGGGTGGGGGTCTGCGGAGGATCCCTTCCCGCTAAGGGCGCGGGCGAAGGAGTCCATCTATGACTAAGTTTCCAGGCCTGAGCCGCAGGAAAGTGGAGGAGGCAGGGCACTTCTTGTCGCTGCCCCCGACTCTGGGAATCCCCAGGCTGCTGGGCTCTGGCATCCccggtgggggctggaggggagcaGTTTACACGGGGCGGGAGGGTCGCGGGAGCCAACCTCGGGCCTGCCGGGCCTGTTGGGCAGCTCCGCTAGGCTCAGAGCGTTCACCTCGCCAGGTGACCTCCCGCAGCCTCGCGGGGTTGGAGCGCGGGAGCTCCTGGTCACTGTTGCGGAGATAGGGGGTGAggtcaggggcagggctggggagcccgccccgcccccgggtaAACAAGCGCTTCCGCACATTCTTCATGCGCCCCGCccctttcctgccccttcccagccaggggcgggggaggggggtccccGCGCGACCCCCCTTCCTGCCCCGGGACAGGCGGAGCCTGCACCTCTGCAGGAAGTGGGGGCCGAGCCCAGGCCACGCTGAGTCCGAGGCCGAGTCGCCCGGCCGCCCTGTCATTAGTGCTGGGGCCGGCAGGGTTGTCGGACTCCCGGCGTCAGGCGGTATCCGGCTGGACTAAGATACAGAGGCTGGGCCTCCGGAGGGGGCTTCAAAAGCCTGACTGGCGCTGGACACCCGCCCTCGCCACCCCCCAGGGAGCCCCGCGCGGACTCATTCCATGATGTCCCTGTCGGTGCGGCCGCAGCGCCGCCTGCTCAGCGCCCGGGTCAATAGGAGCCAGTCCTTCGCAGGCGTCCTCGGCAGCCAGGAGCGGGGCCCCAGGTACGCAGCAGAGCGGGGCTAATGGGGTCAAGCGAGTGTGACGGGGCTGGAGCTGGGTGTGCAGTGAGGGATTGGGGATCCTTCTCATACCTTTCTGAGTGTGGCCTCTTCTCCAGGAGCTTCCCGGCCTTCAGTCCCCCGGGGCCCCCACGGAAGCCCCCAGCGCTCTCCCGAGTGTCCAGGATGTTTTCCGTGGCGCACCCAGCCCCTAAGGTCCCACAGCCTGAGCGGCTGGACCTGGTGTACACTGCGCTCAAGCAGGGCCTGACGTAAGGAACGCCTCCCAATGCCTTATCCCAGGACTCCTCCCTAAGCCCTCATCCCCTTCCTGCTAGTAGGAGCCTTCCCCAGTCTCCTATCTTCTTTCCACTGCTTGCTTGTACCCTGGGCAGCTGGAGGCTGGAAAGGTAAGCTAATTCTTGCAGTCACTCCTTTCCCCAGGGCCTATTTGGAAGTGCACCAGCAGGAACAGGAGAAACTCCAGGGACAGATTAGGGAGTCCAAGAGGAATTCCCGGCTGGTAAGTAAAGGGTTGACAAGGATGCCCTGGATTTAGCCCAGTTGTGACTAGAATACGGGATATCAGGAAAGGCTGGGCAGGTTTCTAGCCCCACCTTCCCCAGGTTTTGTACGCTTTCTGTCTGGGACTCAGTATCTGCCCATTGGAGCTTTCAGTGGGGTGGGTCAGACCCCCCCCCAGACGTGATGACAGGAAACTATATTGTAGTAATTCTGATAGAGAGTCATGGTTCTTCTCTGGAAACAGGTCAGGGCTTCCCAGAGCAGGAAACGCTTCTGCTGGGTCTTGAAGAATAGGAGTTCCCTGGTAGAGGGAACCTCTTCCTAGGGGTTGCAGGAAAGGGAGTGGGCCCGGGGAAGGGATCCCAGGGGAAGAGATGGGGGGATGGGTATGGGAGGGGTCTTGAGGACCAGACCCTATGTCACTAACATGCACCTAAGGCCAGGCATGAGGGAAGATGGGTCAGTCCATACTTTGACTGGAGTGGCTGTGGCCTGCGGTATGAGGGGGAGGAAGGCTGTGAAAGAGGAATTAGATGGGCCTGGGTAGACATGTGCCCCTGCTGGAATACTTCCCATGCCTCCTAAGTGTCCCCTCTCATCTTCCCCCGCAGGGCTTCCTGTATGACTTGGATAAGGTAAGTGTGTAGGGAATGGTGACAGAAGAGTTTGGCTCATTGGGGAGGGTAAGGGCTTGGGGCCTCCGGCCCCTCCTGACATACCTCTCCCTCAGCAAGTCAAGTCCATTGAACGCTTCCTGCGACGGTTGGAGTTCCATGCCAGCAAGGTATATGTGcagcatgcacatgtgtgcagtGTGCACACAAGGCGGGTGGGAGATAGGGGGATGCTAGGTCCTGGGTGAGCAACCCCAGCAGTGAGTTTCAATTCCCCCAATATCACCCCACTCACCTGCCCAGATTGATGAGCTGTATGAAGCATACTGTGTTCAGCGGCGTCTCCGGGATGGTGCCTACAACATGATCCGTGCCTACAGCACTGGGTCTCCAGGGAGCCGAGAGGCCCGGGACAGCCTGGCCGAAGCCACTCGAGGGCATCGCGAGTACACAGAGGTGAGGGATGGGTGTCCAGAAGGCAGAGGCACAGGGTATAGCAGAGCTGGTGAGAGAGGACTGGTTCTTGATCCGCTCTTGTCCCTGCCTACCCCTCCCAGAGCATGTGTCTGCTGGAGAGTGAGCTGGAAGCACAGCTGGGCGAGTTCCATCTCCGGATGAAAGGTACTAAGTGATGGGGACAGACTGGTGCTAGGGAGAGGGGATTGTGTGCCTGAGACCCCTCACCATGGCTCATCTCCTCCTCTACTCCTAGGGCTGGCTGGCTTCGCCAGGCTGTGTGTGGGGGATCAGTATGAGGTATGAGAATGGCAAGGAAGGGCTGGAATGAGAGGGTCACAACACCAGGGGCTGCCTCATCTTGCCTGTTCACCTAGATCTGCATGAAATATGGGCGTCAACGCTGGAAACTACGGGGCCGAATTGAGGGTAGCGGAAAGCAGGTGTGGGACAGCGAGGAAACcgtctttcttcctctgctcacgGAATTCCTGTCTATCAAGGTGATGCGTCTGCCCAGGACCACAGGTCAAATGATCCTGTGACTCCTTGACCCGTGAACCCCTCATGACCCTAAGACCCTTACCCTGTAACTCCCAGCTGGCTTCATGGCTCTGTGAATATGTAATCCCCATGTCCTTCATAACTCTGTGATTTTCTTATGATCTTTTAATCTTGTAAATATTTGACTCCCTAAACCCTCATGAGACTGTGACCCCCATGGCCACAATGACCTTAGACCTCTGCAATCCACATGCTCCCAGGATGCTTCAATCCTCCATGGCCTCATCACTCAGAGAATTCCAATCCCTGCAACCTTGTCATAGCCCTATGACCCTGTGACTATCACATAACGTCTATGCATATTCAGACCTCTGATCTCCCACAACCTCATGATCCCTATACCCTTGTGACCTTATGATGCATTCTTGGCTACAGGTGACAGAACTGAAGGGTCTGGCCAACCATGTGGTTGTAGGCAGTGTCTCCTGCGAGACCAAGGACCTGTTTGCTGCCCTGCCCCAAGTTGTGGCTGTGGACATCAATGACCTCGGCACCATCAAGCTCAGCCTGGAAGTCACATGGAGGTTGGTGTTGTTGAGTGGCTTGGGGACAGGACCAAGGGGCCTGTGGCACCTGCTAAAAGCCTCTTACCTCCCCAGCCCTTTCGACAAGGATGACCAGCCCTCAACTGCTTCCACTGTCAACAAGGCCTCCACAGTCACCAAACGCTTCTCCACCTATAGCCAGAGCCCACCAGACACGCCCTCACTTCGGGAACAGGCCTTTTATGTGAGTCACAGGCCAGGCTTAGGCCCCACCATCCTCCAGGGGCTCCCTGGGGTGGTCCTGAAGcaccctttcctctctcccagaaTATGCTGAGGCGGCAGGAGGAGCTGGAGAATGGGACGGCATGGTCCTTGTCATCCGAATCTTCAGACGACTCATCCAGCCCCCAGCTTTCAGGCATTGCCCGCCACTCTTCAGCTCCCAGGCCTCTGGTGCAGCAACCTGAACCTCTGCCCATTCAAGTCACCTTCCGTAGGCCTGAGACCCCCACCTCTGCACCTGTGGATGAAGAGCGGATCATGGCCCCTGCCCTGGCCAATGGCCATGCCCCCTATAGCCGGACTCTGAGCCACATCAGTGAGGCCAGTGTGGATGCTGCCTTGGCTGAGGCTTCTGTGGAGGCTCTGGGCCTAGAATGCTTAGCTCAGGGACCTAGCCTGCCTGCACACCTAGATCCCACCCATGGGGAGCAACCTGGTCCTGTCCCTCCTGCTGTGGACCCTTGCCATTCTGCCACAAGCCTTACCCTCAGTACAACAGGCCCCACCCACATATCTACAGACCCTGCTTTGTCTGCACACCTAGATTTGGTTCACAAGATCACAGACTCTAGCCCTTCTGAACTGCCAGGCTCTACCCACACCATCAGAGGATCTACCTATAATGACATCAGCCTTACCCAAAGTGCTCCAAGCCTCACTCATATTACCACAGCTTCTACCCACAAGCCCATGGTCTCTACCCTCACCACTACAAGCCCTACTCCCAGTGCCACAGCCCCAGTCCAGACCACCACAAGTCCCACCCACAAGCCAATGCTTTGCACCCTCACTACTGAAGGTCCTACCACCAATACTACAGGCCCAGTCCAGACCACCACAAGCCCCATCCACACTACAACAAGCCCTACCCATACCACTGCAAGCCTCACCCAAACCACTATAAGCCCTGCCCACACTACTGCAAGCCCCACCCATGCCACTATAAGCCCTACCCATGCCACTACAAGCCCCACCCATGCAAGTACAAGCCCTGCTCACAAAGCCAGGATGTCAACTCACACCACTACGAGTCCTACCCCCAAGGCTAAGGACCCAGTCCAGACCACTAGGAGCCCCACCCATCCTGTCACAAGCCCCACCCTTATAACTGTAAGCTCTTCCACTTTTCTAGACCATGCCATGCTTCCCAGCTCCTCTGCAAAGGCAGACCCTACCCTCCCAGGCACCAACACCCAGTCCTGTAGCTACCCATTTTCCACTCCTTGCACTCAGGCAGACCCCgtagcccccagcccctcctacCCAAGTCCTGCCTGTTCCAGTTGCGAACCCCTCACAAGTCCATCCCCAGATTCCCCAGAACCGGACCTTCAGAGTCCAAGTCCCCCTCTCTCACCCGTAGCCCCTGTGGCCCAGCATTTAGACCTTAGCCTGGCTGTGGCCACTCAGGCCCCAGTTCCAGGAGCAGCTGGAGGGGCTGGGGATAGGAGGCTGGAAGAGGCACTAGGGGCCCTAATGGCTGCCCTGGATGACTATCGTGGCCAGTTCCCTGAGCTGCAGGGCCTAGAGCAGGAGGTGACCCGGCTGGAGAGTCTGCTCATGGTAAGGAGGGCCAGGTGGGCTGCAGCAGGGAGGGCAGCAAGGCAGTGGGCGGTAGCACTGACTCCCTTCCCAACCCCAGCAGAAACAAGGCCTCACTCGCAGCCGGGCCTCCAGCCTTAGTATCACTGTGGAGCATGCCCTGGAGAGCTTCAGCTTCCTCAATGAGGATGAAGATGAAGACATCGATAGTCCTGGAGACAGGTGAGGGGGAAGAGGTGAGGGGAGTGCCAAGTGAAGGGGAAAGGCCAGAAAGGGGAACAGGTGAGGTGGAGCCAGGTAGAGCACACAAGGAGAGTGGCAAGACTGGAGGTGGCAGGAGGGGATACACTTGCCAGCAGGTGCATCTGTGTTtgacacccccacccctcaccccatgTAGTCCTCATGTGTCCCTGATGCCTGTTTCCAACCCCATCTGTATCCCCAGTGCTTCTGACCTCCCTCCTTCTGGTCCAGGCAATGCCTGCCTCTCCTGCTGGTCCCCATCAGCTTGTGatcctccagctcctcctctttcccttggACTCACCTTGGACCTACCCTATGAACAAGCCCTTTTGGTGCCTCTCCATGCACCCTGGGTCCCTCAGCACCAACCCCCTCTGTCTCAACCCAGGTTTTCCCCGAGAACCCAGCCCCTTGGCTCTCTGTCCCAGAGTGGCCTTTGCCAATTCCTGGTTAAGAGTCCTGCCTGGcctgtcctctctctgctgctgcccAGGTTAGGGCCCTGTGCCCTGAACCCTTTGGGCCACAATCCCTTGGAGTCCACATTATATAGACCATCCCGCCTGCAACCCTACTCCCAGCCATCCCAACCCCGGTGGCCCTGGTGGTCCCAGAAGTTGTAGCTGGAGGTGGGAAAAGACAGACGAACCCTGGAGACCCCCACTAACACCTGTTGGTCGTAGTCTCTTCCTCCTTCTAGAAGTCCTCCGTGAACTTACCCATTGTCTGTTGTCTGTGTATCGTCTGCTCTTCCATTCTGGGGGGGgaccttaataaaaataaactgttgacCACATGATGATGTGTGCTCCTGGGGTGGTTGACCCCCTTTTTCTCTCAGGCCCCCaaccagcctggagcctggggctgAGGACAGCCTCGACTTACCCAGTGCCCGCCCCCTCAGCACGGAGTGTCCAGCTCTGGACGCTGCCTTGGTCCAGCACCTGTACCACTGCAGCCGCCTCCTGCTGGTGAGGCTAGTGGTATTCTCCACACCCTCCTTTTGTAATCCCCTACCCCAGGGAGCCCTGCACTTCAATACTGACCCTCCATGCCTCCTCTGACTTCCACTCCCCACTGCCCCAGGGCTCTAGCATTTGGCTCTTGCTGAGTGGAACACCTCCCATACTCTGGCTTCCCCCATCCTCTCCATGCATGCTGGGACTTGTAGTCCCTGGGCTCCACCCTCCCCAAGCTTCATCCTGAGATAAGGCCATCCCTATTCTCCAGAAACTGGGCACATTTGGGCCCCTGCGCTGCCAGGAGGCATGGGCCCTGGAGCGGCTGCTGAGGGAAGCCAGAGTGCTAGAG from Panthera tigris isolate Pti1 chromosome E2, P.tigris_Pti1_mat1.1, whole genome shotgun sequence includes these protein-coding regions:
- the RIPOR1 gene encoding rho family-interacting cell polarization regulator 1 isoform X3 — translated: MMSLSVRPQRRLLSARVNRSQSFAGVLGSQERGPRSFPAFSPPGPPRKPPALSRVSRMFSVAHPAPKVPQPERLDLVYTALKQGLTAYLEVHQQEQEKLQGQIRESKRNSRLGFLYDLDKQVKSIERFLRRLEFHASKIDELYEAYCVQRRLRDGAYNMIRAYSTGSPGSREARDSLAEATRGHREYTESMCLLESELEAQLGEFHLRMKGLAGFARLCVGDQYEICMKYGRQRWKLRGRIEGSGKQVWDSEETVFLPLLTEFLSIKVTELKGLANHVVVGSVSCETKDLFAALPQVVAVDINDLGTIKLSLEVTWSPFDKDDQPSTASTVNKASTVTKRFSTYSQSPPDTPSLREQAFYNMLRRQEELENGTAWSLSSESSDDSSSPQLSGIARHSSAPRPLVQQPEPLPIQVTFRRPETPTSAPVDEERIMAPALANGHAPYSRTLSHISEASVDAALAEASVEALGLECLAQGPSLPAHLDPTHGEQPGPVPPAVDPCHSATSLTLSTTGPTHISTDPALSAHLDLVHKITDSSPSELPGSTHTIRGSTYNDISLTQSAPSLTHITTASTHKPMVSTLTTTSPTPSATAPVQTTTSPTHKPMLCTLTTEGPTTNTTGPVQTTTSPIHTTTSPTHTTASLTQTTISPAHTTASPTHATISPTHATTSPTHASTSPAHKARMSTHTTTSPTPKAKDPVQTTRSPTHPVTSPTLITVSSSTFLDHAMLPSSSAKADPTLPGTNTQSCSYPFSTPCTQADPVAPSPSYPSPACSSCEPLTSPSPDSPEPDLQSPSPPLSPVAPVAQHLDLSLAVATQAPVPGAAGGAGDRRLEEALGALMAALDDYRGQFPELQGLEQEVTRLESLLMQKQGLTRSRASSLSITVEHALESFSFLNEDEDEDIDSPGDRPPTSLEPGAEDSLDLPSARPLSTECPALDAALVQHLYHCSRLLLKLGTFGPLRCQEAWALERLLREARVLEAVCELSRRWEVPATSAQEVVQFSASRPSFLTFWDQCTEGLSPFICPVERVLLTFCNQYSARLSLRQPGLAEAVCVKFLEDALGQKLPRRPQTGPGEQFTIFQFWSYVEALDSPSMEAYVTETAEEVLLVRNLNSDDQAVVLKALRLAPEGRLQRDGLRALSSLLVHGNNKVMAAVSTQLRSLSLGPVFRERALLCFLDQLEDEDVQTRVAGCLALGCIKAPEGIEPLVYLCQTDTEAVREAARQSLQQCGEEGQSAHRRLEESLDALPRIFGPGSMASTAF
- the RIPOR1 gene encoding rho family-interacting cell polarization regulator 1 isoform X2, whose translation is MSAKKRGSPARTHSMMSLSVRPQRRLLSARVNRSQSFAGVLGSQERGPRSFPAFSPPGPPRKPPALSRVSRMFSVAHPAPKVPQPERLDLVYTALKQGLTAYLEVHQQEQEKLQGQIRESKRNSRLGFLYDLDKQVKSIERFLRRLEFHASKIDELYEAYCVQRRLRDGAYNMIRAYSTGSPGSREARDSLAEATRGHREYTESMCLLESELEAQLGEFHLRMKGLAGFARLCVGDQYEICMKYGRQRWKLRGRIEGSGKQVWDSEETVFLPLLTEFLSIKVTELKGLANHVVVGSVSCETKDLFAALPQVVAVDINDLGTIKLSLEVTWSPFDKDDQPSTASTVNKASTVTKRFSTYSQSPPDTPSLREQAFYNMLRRQEELENGTAWSLSSESSDDSSSPQLSGIARHSSAPRPLVQQPEPLPIQVTFRRPETPTSAPVDEERIMAPALANGHAPYSRTLSHISEASVDAALAEASVEALGLECLAQGPSLPAHLDPTHGEQPGPVPPAVDPCHSATSLTLSTTGPTHISTDPALSAHLDLVHKITDSSPSELPGSTHTIRGSTYNDISLTQSAPSLTHITTASTHKPMVSTLTTTSPTPSATAPVQTTTSPTHKPMLCTLTTEGPTTNTTGPVQTTTSPIHTTTSPTHTTASLTQTTISPAHTTASPTHATISPTHATTSPTHASTSPAHKARMSTHTTTSPTPKAKDPVQTTRSPTHPVTSPTLITVSSSTFLDHAMLPSSSAKADPTLPGTNTQSCSYPFSTPCTQADPVAPSPSYPSPACSSCEPLTSPSPDSPEPDLQSPSPPLSPVAPVAQHLDLSLAVATQAPVPGAAGGAGDRRLEEALGALMAALDDYRGQFPELQGLEQEVTRLESLLMKQGLTRSRASSLSITVEHALESFSFLNEDEDEDIDSPGDRPPTSLEPGAEDSLDLPSARPLSTECPALDAALVQHLYHCSRLLLKLGTFGPLRCQEAWALERLLREARVLEAVCELSRRWEVPATSAQEVVQFSASRPSFLTFWDQCTEGLSPFICPVERVLLTFCNQYSARLSLRQPGLAEAVCVKFLEDALGQKLPRRPQTGPGEQFTIFQFWSYVEALDSPSMEAYVTETAEEVLLVRNLNSDDQAVVLKALRLAPEGRLQRDGLRALSSLLVHGNNKVMAAVSTQLRSLSLGPVFRERALLCFLDQLEDEDVQTRVAGCLALGCIKAPEGIEPLVYLCQTDTEAVREAARQSLQQCGEEGQSAHRRLEESLDALPRIFGPGSMASTAF
- the RIPOR1 gene encoding rho family-interacting cell polarization regulator 1 isoform X1, whose translation is MSAKKRGSPARTHSMMSLSVRPQRRLLSARVNRSQSFAGVLGSQERGPRSFPAFSPPGPPRKPPALSRVSRMFSVAHPAPKVPQPERLDLVYTALKQGLTAYLEVHQQEQEKLQGQIRESKRNSRLGFLYDLDKQVKSIERFLRRLEFHASKIDELYEAYCVQRRLRDGAYNMIRAYSTGSPGSREARDSLAEATRGHREYTESMCLLESELEAQLGEFHLRMKGLAGFARLCVGDQYEICMKYGRQRWKLRGRIEGSGKQVWDSEETVFLPLLTEFLSIKVTELKGLANHVVVGSVSCETKDLFAALPQVVAVDINDLGTIKLSLEVTWSPFDKDDQPSTASTVNKASTVTKRFSTYSQSPPDTPSLREQAFYNMLRRQEELENGTAWSLSSESSDDSSSPQLSGIARHSSAPRPLVQQPEPLPIQVTFRRPETPTSAPVDEERIMAPALANGHAPYSRTLSHISEASVDAALAEASVEALGLECLAQGPSLPAHLDPTHGEQPGPVPPAVDPCHSATSLTLSTTGPTHISTDPALSAHLDLVHKITDSSPSELPGSTHTIRGSTYNDISLTQSAPSLTHITTASTHKPMVSTLTTTSPTPSATAPVQTTTSPTHKPMLCTLTTEGPTTNTTGPVQTTTSPIHTTTSPTHTTASLTQTTISPAHTTASPTHATISPTHATTSPTHASTSPAHKARMSTHTTTSPTPKAKDPVQTTRSPTHPVTSPTLITVSSSTFLDHAMLPSSSAKADPTLPGTNTQSCSYPFSTPCTQADPVAPSPSYPSPACSSCEPLTSPSPDSPEPDLQSPSPPLSPVAPVAQHLDLSLAVATQAPVPGAAGGAGDRRLEEALGALMAALDDYRGQFPELQGLEQEVTRLESLLMQKQGLTRSRASSLSITVEHALESFSFLNEDEDEDIDSPGDRPPTSLEPGAEDSLDLPSARPLSTECPALDAALVQHLYHCSRLLLKLGTFGPLRCQEAWALERLLREARVLEAVCELSRRWEVPATSAQEVVQFSASRPSFLTFWDQCTEGLSPFICPVERVLLTFCNQYSARLSLRQPGLAEAVCVKFLEDALGQKLPRRPQTGPGEQFTIFQFWSYVEALDSPSMEAYVTETAEEVLLVRNLNSDDQAVVLKALRLAPEGRLQRDGLRALSSLLVHGNNKVMAAVSTQLRSLSLGPVFRERALLCFLDQLEDEDVQTRVAGCLALGCIKAPEGIEPLVYLCQTDTEAVREAARQSLQQCGEEGQSAHRRLEESLDALPRIFGPGSMASTAF